Proteins from a single region of Aneurinibacillus sp. REN35:
- a CDS encoding ABC transporter permease — protein sequence MKILEPFKLLYKYRVLLWQTTKNDIRTRFAGSLLGMLWLFFYPLLLLGAYAMVYLFIFKVKFHLFDSNEYVALIFCGLIPFIGFSEALSNGVSSVVSNSSLIKNTLFPIELIPVKAVLVSQSTQFTGMIMLLLVLGFLDKWTIWLPFFILIWLLQILFSIGLIWILSSVNVFARDLQSIVSVLILVLMLISPIAYTEDMIPTSLQPFLALNPMYYLIVSYQDVLMLGRFPDAGIFVTLSLVSLLTFLLGYVFFIKMKRVFVDNV from the coding sequence ATGAAAATACTAGAACCTTTTAAACTTTTGTATAAATATAGAGTCTTACTATGGCAAACGACAAAAAACGATATCAGGACACGTTTTGCAGGTTCATTATTAGGTATGCTATGGCTGTTTTTTTATCCGTTATTATTACTTGGTGCTTATGCTATGGTATATCTATTTATTTTTAAAGTTAAATTTCATTTGTTTGATTCTAATGAATATGTAGCTTTAATTTTTTGTGGTTTAATTCCTTTTATAGGATTCTCAGAAGCGCTTAGCAACGGGGTCTCATCTGTTGTTTCAAATTCAAGTTTAATAAAAAATACGCTCTTTCCTATTGAATTGATTCCTGTAAAGGCAGTATTAGTTTCTCAAAGTACTCAGTTTACAGGAATGATTATGCTGTTATTAGTTCTAGGTTTTTTGGATAAATGGACGATTTGGCTACCATTTTTTATATTAATATGGTTGTTACAAATATTATTCTCAATTGGCTTAATATGGATTTTATCGAGTGTTAATGTATTTGCAAGAGATTTGCAGAGTATTGTTTCAGTATTAATACTAGTTTTAATGTTAATCAGCCCTATAGCCTATACAGAGGACATGATTCCAACAAGTCTCCAACCATTCTTGGCATTAAATCCTATGTATTATCTGATAGTTTCTTACCAAGATGTTTTGATGTTAGGCCGCTTTCCTGATGCAGGTATATTCGTAACACTTTCTCTTGTTTCTTTACTTACATTCCTTTTAGGATATGTTTTTTTTATAAAAATGAAACGGGTGTTTGTAGACAATGTCTAA
- the wecB gene encoding non-hydrolyzing UDP-N-acetylglucosamine 2-epimerase: MKIATIVGARPQFIKAAAVSRAIKKYNGERAHSKSLEEIIIHTGQHYDHNMSEIFFEELGIPKPNYNLHVGSGTHGQQTADMLKGIEEILEKEKPNWVLVYGDTNSTLAGALAASKIHIPIAHVEAGLRSYNRKMPEEINRVLTDHMSHLLLCPTDTAILNLQKEGLCNGVNVGDVMYDCMKYYSSFSRLDLVSLFDVRPKEFVLATVHRAENTNSPRVLKDIFNSFSQIANEIPVLLALHPRTRKLIKENNLNVPDSIKLIDPVPYLQMIELESNAKLILTDSGGVQKEAFFVGTPCITLREETEWVETIEVGANILCGTDIERILGAYKRIADKSFDINSFNSYGDGHAAEKIVNLLVGD; the protein is encoded by the coding sequence ATGAAGATAGCAACTATAGTAGGGGCAAGACCGCAATTTATAAAGGCTGCTGCTGTGTCTCGCGCTATTAAAAAGTATAACGGAGAAAGAGCACATTCTAAATCACTTGAAGAGATTATTATACATACCGGACAACACTATGATCACAATATGAGTGAGATTTTCTTTGAAGAATTAGGTATTCCAAAACCTAATTATAATCTTCATGTGGGCTCCGGTACGCATGGCCAACAAACAGCAGATATGCTAAAGGGCATAGAAGAAATTCTTGAGAAGGAAAAGCCAAATTGGGTGCTGGTATATGGTGATACAAATTCTACATTAGCAGGTGCATTAGCCGCAAGTAAAATACATATACCTATAGCACACGTAGAAGCAGGATTAAGAAGTTATAATCGGAAAATGCCAGAAGAGATTAATCGAGTTCTTACTGATCATATGTCACATTTGCTTCTATGTCCTACGGATACAGCTATTTTAAATTTACAAAAAGAGGGCCTTTGTAATGGAGTAAACGTCGGGGATGTTATGTATGATTGTATGAAATATTATAGCTCGTTTAGTAGATTAGATCTTGTATCCTTATTTGATGTACGTCCTAAAGAATTTGTGTTAGCTACAGTACATAGAGCAGAAAATACAAATTCTCCTCGCGTACTTAAAGATATATTTAATTCATTTAGTCAGATTGCTAATGAAATTCCTGTATTACTAGCTCTCCACCCACGTACTAGGAAATTGATAAAGGAAAATAATTTAAACGTTCCTGATTCCATAAAATTAATTGATCCAGTTCCTTACCTACAAATGATTGAATTGGAGAGCAACGCAAAATTGATATTAACAGACAGTGGAGGGGTACAAAAAGAAGCTTTTTTTGTAGGAACTCCTTGCATTACATTAAGAGAAGAAACAGAGTGGGTTGAAACCATAGAGGTAGGAGCCAATATCTTATGTGGTACTGATATCGAAAGAATTTTAGGTGCATATAAACGGATCGCAGATAAGAGCTTTGATATCAACTCCTTTAACTCATATGGTGATGGCCATGCGGCAGAAAAGATTGTTAATTTGTTAGTTGGTGATTAA